From a region of the Candidatus Dormiibacterota bacterium genome:
- a CDS encoding response regulator produces the protein MKKVLIIEDYYALADIESLLCTMEGYEVKVAKSGDEGLQLFGEFRPDLILLDLMLPGELSGSQVLERIRSEHGDEPRVLVVSALVNPTTAPKLEAYGNVETLGKPFKIKELAARIQAMLDN, from the coding sequence ATGAAGAAGGTTCTGATCATCGAGGACTATTACGCCCTCGCCGACATCGAGTCCCTGCTGTGCACGATGGAGGGATACGAGGTCAAGGTGGCGAAGTCCGGCGACGAGGGTCTGCAGCTGTTCGGTGAGTTCAGGCCCGACCTGATCCTCCTCGACCTCATGCTCCCCGGCGAGCTCAGCGGCTCCCAGGTGCTCGAGCGGATCCGCTCCGAGCACGGTGACGAGCCCAGGGTTCTGGTGGTGAGCGCGCTGGTGAACCCCACCACGGCCCCCAAGCTCGAGGCCTACGGCAACGTCGAGACCCTCGGCAAGCCGTTCAAGATCAAGGAGCTGGCGGCGCGCATCCAGGCGATGCTCGACAACTAG